A window of the Candidatus Zixiibacteriota bacterium genome harbors these coding sequences:
- a CDS encoding glycosyltransferase family 4 protein — translation MNILIVTQHFPPERGAVRRLFEFARYFAQNGHTVSVLTAMPNYPDGIVPEKYRGKFFLYEEIEGVKIYRCWVLAASNRNPGKRMIGFATFFLTSLINSFRLDKKFDVVLASTPPVNTPVIGWILSKIKGSKFIIEVRDLQPESSEDFGNLSKSWMTRGLKKVMHGLYRKADWIVSVTDGMTDYLRALPDPPSRITTVKSGFSKEFMNADYNGIRKKFGWDEKFIICRTGTLGWAHSLESVIEAARQLTDQPEIMFVFVGDGEKRGALEGMVRDYGLKNVAFVGSQPLETIPHFLQASNVLIESLKNVPLTRSTFPAKLFEYMASGRPILFGAPDGEAVRELEKAGGALAFHVDDVDHLCDLILKLKSGAIDGEELGEKYRSHADRHHHRDQWAREYLSVLKNVE, via the coding sequence ATGAATATACTCATTGTCACGCAACATTTTCCGCCCGAACGAGGCGCTGTCAGACGCCTCTTTGAATTCGCCCGATATTTCGCCCAAAACGGACACACGGTTTCCGTTCTCACGGCTATGCCGAACTATCCTGATGGCATTGTTCCTGAAAAATATCGAGGCAAATTCTTCTTATATGAAGAGATTGAAGGGGTCAAAATATACCGCTGTTGGGTTTTAGCGGCTTCCAACCGCAACCCGGGCAAGCGCATGATCGGCTTTGCCACCTTCTTTCTCACAAGCCTCATCAATTCCTTCCGACTTGATAAAAAATTCGATGTCGTGCTTGCCTCGACCCCCCCGGTCAACACCCCGGTCATTGGTTGGATTTTAAGCAAAATCAAGGGAAGTAAATTCATCATCGAAGTCCGTGATCTCCAGCCTGAATCGAGCGAAGATTTTGGCAACCTGAGCAAATCATGGATGACCCGCGGCCTGAAAAAAGTCATGCATGGCCTGTATCGCAAAGCAGATTGGATTGTCTCAGTTACCGACGGCATGACCGACTACCTGAGAGCTTTGCCTGACCCGCCATCGCGGATTACGACCGTCAAGTCCGGGTTTTCAAAAGAGTTTATGAACGCCGATTACAACGGTATCCGTAAAAAATTCGGCTGGGACGAAAAATTCATTATCTGCCGTACCGGCACCCTCGGCTGGGCTCACTCGCTTGAGTCGGTCATTGAAGCCGCGCGTCAGCTCACCGACCAGCCTGAGATCATGTTTGTCTTTGTCGGCGACGGCGAAAAGCGCGGCGCCCTTGAAGGAATGGTTCGTGATTACGGTCTGAAAAATGTCGCCTTTGTTGGTTCGCAGCCGCTTGAGACAATTCCCCATTTCCTTCAAGCATCAAATGTCCTTATTGAGTCGCTCAAGAATGTCCCTCTGACCCGAAGTACTTTCCCGGCAAAATTATTCGAGTATATGGCTTCCGGGCGGCCAATACTTTTTGGCGCGCCCGATGGCGAAGCGGTGAGAGAACTTGAGAAAGCTGGCGGAGCGCTGGCATTTCATGTTGATGATGTCGATCACCTGTGCGACCTCATTCTCAAACTCAAATCAGGAGCTATTGACGGCGAGGAACTCGGCGAAAAATATCGCTCACATGCCGACCGCCACCATCACCGCGACCAGTGGGCGCGTGAATATCTGAGTGTTCTTAAAAACGTCGAGTGA
- a CDS encoding 2'-5' RNA ligase family protein: MSEELAYSYSPDLLAARNPKQYAVVIFLPATLDGIIAPLREKYDPDFKLISSHVSLVFPFQTKRSLDEVASIISQEIVKLGAFQLELDSIGDFYPDFPIIFWQVKQNEHLKKLCLVLHARLDIPLPHKKYCAHVTVAKEISPHRVMLIKEELFPYLPDEKFSPQSVDLIAPVADQNWVSIRTFPITRG, from the coding sequence ATGTCAGAAGAACTCGCCTACAGTTACAGTCCCGATCTGCTTGCTGCGCGCAATCCAAAACAATACGCGGTGGTCATATTTCTCCCAGCCACCTTGGATGGAATAATCGCGCCACTCCGTGAGAAGTATGATCCGGATTTTAAACTTATTTCTTCCCATGTTTCGCTTGTCTTTCCCTTCCAGACCAAACGAAGCCTTGACGAAGTCGCCTCGATTATTTCACAGGAGATAGTCAAGCTTGGCGCTTTTCAGCTTGAACTTGATTCAATCGGAGATTTCTATCCGGATTTCCCTATTATTTTCTGGCAGGTCAAACAGAACGAGCACTTGAAAAAACTTTGTCTGGTACTCCATGCCCGGCTCGATATCCCGCTTCCGCACAAAAAATACTGCGCCCATGTCACAGTTGCCAAAGAGATCTCGCCGCATCGCGTGATGCTTATAAAAGAGGAGCTTTTCCCCTACCTTCCTGATGAAAAATTCTCTCCTCAGTCGGTTGATTTGATTGCTCCGGTTGCCGACCAAAATTGGGTTTCGATCCGAACATTTCCCATAACTCGCGGCTAA